Within Streptomyces antibioticus, the genomic segment GGCGATGTGCACTTCGTCTGTGTGAACACGCCGCAGAAGCACGGCGAGTACGCCTGCGACATGTCGTACGTCGAGTCCGCGATCGGCTCGCTGGCCCCGCATCTGTCCCGGCCCGCGCTGGTGGTCGGCAAGTCGACCGTGCCGGTGGGCTCCGCCGACCGGCTGGCGGCGACGATCGCCGAGCTGGCCCCGGCGGGCGCGGCGGCCGAACTGGCCTGGAACCCGGAGTTCCTGCGCGAGGGCTTCGCCGTCGACGACACCCTGCACCCGGACCGGATCGTCGTCGGCGTGCGCAGCGAGCGCGCCGAGAAGCTGCTGCGCGAGGTGTACGCAGGCCCGGTCGCCGAGGGGTCGCCGTTCGTCGTCACCGACTTCCCGACGGCGGAGCTGGTGAAGACCGCCGCGAACTCCTTCCTGGCCACCAAGATCTCCTTCATCAATGCGATGGCCGAGGTGTGCGAGGCCGCGGACGGAGATGTGGCCAAGCTCGCCGAGGCCATCGGGTACGACGACCGGATCGGCAAGAAGTTCCTGCGGGCCGGGATCGGCTTCGGCGGCGGCTGTCTGCCCAAGGACATCCGGGCGTTCATGGCGCGCGCCGGTGAGCTGGGCGCGGACCAGGCGCTGACCTTCCTGCGCGAGATCGACTCGATCAACATGCGCCAGCGCGGGCAGATGGTCGAGCTGGCCCGCGAGGCGCTGGGCGGCGGGTCGTTCCTGGGCCGGCGGGTCGCGGTGCTCGGCGCCACCTTCAAGCCGGACTCCGACGACGTGCGCGACTCGCCCGCGCTGAACGTGGCCGGGCAGATACACCTCCAGGGCGGCCAGGTGACCGTCTACGACCCGAAGGGCATGGAGAACGCCCGCCGGGTCTTCCCGACGCTCGGGTACGCCGACACCGCGCTGGACGCCGTCCGGGGCGCCGATGTCGTCCTGCATCTGACCGAGTGGCGGGAGTTCCGGGAGCTGGACCCGGTGGCGCTCGGGGAGGTCGCGTCGGTGCGGCTGATTCTCGACGGGCGCAACGCGCTGGACCCGGCGCTGTGGCGGGCCGCGGGCTGGACGTACCGGGCGATGGGCCGCCCCACCGCCTGACACACGGGTGACGTGCGACATGTGACGTACGGACGACGCCGGTTCGGCCGAGGCTCAGTCGGCCGAACCGGCGTCTGCGTGCATTCTGCCGCACATGGCCGGTACATGGCGTAGGAACGTCTTGTGGATCACGCTTCCCGGGCCCGGTAGCGCCGCATCTTGGCGCGTGCGCCGCACACCTGCATCGAGCACCAGCGGCCGCGTCCGGCCGGGCTGCGGTCGTAGTACGCCCAGTGGCACGTGGTGGCCTCGCACGCCTTGAGCCGGTCCCAGGTGCCCGCGACCAGCGCCTCCGCGACGGCGGCCGCGATCCGGGAGAGCAGCGGGTCCGGGTCGGCGGGGGCGAGCCGGGCCGAGCCGTCGCGCGCGTCGACCGTCACGCGGAGCGGGGCGGCCGAGAGCAGTTCGCCGAGCGGGGTCACGGAGCGGTGCGGCGGGTGGCCGGCGTGGGCCAGCAGGGTGGCGCGCAGGGACTCGCGCAGGGCGCGGGCGGCGGGGAGTTCGTCGTCGCTGAGCCCGAGGCGCGCCCGCCCTTCCACGGTGTCGAGGGCGTCGGCGCCCGACTCCAGGTCCAGGGTGTTGACCAGGGACTCGACCAGGGCCAGCCCTCCCGGCGCGGGCGCTCTCTCGCTCATGGCCGCACGCTACCTCCCGGTCCGGGAATCCCCTTGCGAGGTTACCTCCACTACGGGAGCATGAGGTAACGGTTACCGGTTACCCATCTCAGCAGGTAACCCCCGTATCCCCGTATCGAGGAGGAGTCATGACTGTCGCCAAGCTGGGTGCCGTCGTCCTGGACTGCCCCGACCCGCGCGCGCTCGCCGGTTTCTACGCCGAGGTGCTGGGCGGCACCGTCGAGGGCGACGAGGAGTGGGTGGACCTCAAGGTGCCGGACGGGCGGACGCTCGCCTTCCAGGCCGCCCCCGGGTTCGTCCCGCCCGCGTGGCCCGCGCCCGAGCAGTCCCAGCAGTTCCATCTGGACCTGACCGTCGAGGACCTGGACGCGGCGGAACAGTCGGTGCTGGCGCTGGGGGCCAAGCCGCTGGACACGGACGACCGCTCACGGAGCTGGCGTGTGTACGCGGACCCGGCCGGGCACCCGTTCTGTCTGTGCGCCTGCTGATCCGGCGGCCGCGCGTCCGCCGACCGAGGAGGGGCCCATGCCGCCCGTAGTCCGTTTCCGTTCCGTGGTGCTCGACTGCCCCGACCCGGGCGCGCTCGCCGCCTTCTACGCGGCGTTCCTGGGCGGGACACCGGAGGCGGAGGAGGGCGGCGGGGACTCCTGGTACGTCCTGAGGATCCCCGGCGGCCCCCGTCTCGCGTTCCAGCGGGTCGAGGGCTACACCCCGCCCGAGTGGCCGCGCGCCGACCGCAACCCGCAGCAGTTCCACCTCGACCTGGACGCGGGCACCACCTGGGCGGAGGTGGACGCGGCCGAGCAACGGGTACGGGAGCTGGGCGCACGCCCCCTGGACCTGGAGGACCGCGAGAAGAAGGACTTCGTGGTGTACGCCGACCCGGCGGGCCACCCGTTCTGCCTGTGCCGGATCGAGCGGCCTTGAGGTGACGGGGCGGCCGTCAGCCGTGGTAGTGGTACCGGGCCTTGAGGATCTTCACGTTCTTGTCGTCACTCGTCACTCGTCACTCGTCACCCGACAGGGCGCGCAGTTCCGCCGACGTCGTGGGGACCGTGGCGGAACCGTCCTTGTCGCGCGCGACCGCATCCCTGAGACGGCGGGCGTTGGCAGGAGAGCGCAGCAGGTAGCTGGTCTCCTGCCAGGACTCGTGGTCGTCGGCGGGCATGTGAACGCTCATGGTCGTGTGCAACCCTCCTGGAGCGGTACCGGACTCACCCGTCCAACGACTCGATCGTCGCGTGGGACGGGCCCCGGGTGGCCTGAAGGGCTCGGGACACGTCCTCCGCGGCGCCCAGGACCCGGACCGCGTTCTTCCAGGTCAGCTTGGCGAGGTCGGCGGTGGACCAGCCGCGGTCGAGGAGTTCGGCGATCAGGTTGGGGTAGCCGGAGACGTCGTTCAGGCCGTCGGGGGTGAAGGCCGTCCCGTCGTAGTCGCCGCCGATGCCGAGGTGGTCGATGCCGGCCGCCTCGCGCATGTGGTCCAGGTGGTCGGCGACCGTCGCGACGGTGGCGACCGGGCGCGGGTTGGCCTCCTCGAAGGCCCGGTGGACCTTCATCGCCTCGGCGGTGGTGTCCAGGTCGAAGAAGCCGTGCGCGCGCAGGTTCTCGCCGGCCGCGGCGGTCCACTCGACCGCCGCCTGGAGCACGAACTTGGGCACGAACGTCACCATCGCCATGCCGCCGTTGGCGGGCAGCCGCTCCAGGACGTCGTCGGGGACGTTGCGCGGGTGGTCGCAGACGGCGCGGGCCGAGGAGTGGGAGAAGATCACCGGCGCCGAGGAGGCGTCCAGCGCGTCCCGCATGGTCGTCGCCGCCACGTGCGAGAGGTCCACCAGCATGCCGAGGCGGTTCATCTCGCGGACGACCTCCCGGCCGAACGCCGACAGACCGCCCACCCCGGGCTCGTCCGTCGCGGAGTCCGCCCAGTCCACGTTGTCGTTGTGGGTGAGCGTCATGTACCGCACGCCCAGCTCGTACAGACCGCGCAGGGTGCCGAGCGAGTTGGCGATGGAGTGGCCGCCCTCGGCGCCCATCAGCGAGGCGATACGGCCCTGCTCGCGCGCCGTCTCCATGTCGGCGGCGGTCAGCGCGGCGCGCAGGTCGGCCGGGTGGCGGTCGATGAGCCGGCGTACGCAGTCGATCTGCTCCAGCGTCGCCGGGACCGGGTCGGGCAGGTCCGCGCGCACGTACACCGACCAGTACTGCGCGCCGACGCCGCCGGCCCGCAGCCGGGGGATGTCGGTGTGCAGGTGGGCGGTCTGGGAGACGGCGATGTCACGGGCGTCGAGGTCGTAGCGGACCTGCTCGCGCAGGGCCCAGGGCAGGTCGTTGTGCCCGTCGGCGACCGGGAACTCGGCGAGCAGTTCCCGGGCCCGCTCCAGCGAGGTCATCCGCGTCACTTCCCGAAGCCGAAGCCGTTGCCGGAGCCCTCGACCTTGGTGCGCAGCCGTTTGCCCTTCTCGGTGGCCTGGTCGTTCAGCTCCTGCTGGAACTCGCGCATCCGGCCGAGCAGTTCCTCGTCGTGGGAGGCGAGGATCCGGGCGGCGAGCAGGCCCGCGTTGCGGGCGCCGGCGACGGAGACGGTGGCGACCGGGACACCGGCCGGCATCTGCACGATCGACAGCAGGCTGTCCATGCCGTCGAGGTACTTCAGCGGGACCGGGACGCCGATCACCGGCAGCGGGGTCACCGAGGCGAGCATGCCGGGCAGATGGGCCGCGCCGCCGGCACCGGCGATGATCACCTTCAGGCCGCGCTCGGCCGCCTGCTCGCCGTACGCGATCATCTCGCGGGGCATGCGGTGCGCGGAGACGACGTCCACCTCGTACGCGATCTCGAACTCGTCCAGGGCCTGGGCGGCGGCCTCCATCACGGGCCAGTCGGAGTCCGACCCCATGACGATGCCAACAACGGGGCTCATTCGGTGATCGTGCCTCTCAGGTAGCCGGCTGCGTGACGGGCGCGCTCCAGCACGTCGTCGAGGTCGTCGCCGTAGGTGTTGACATGTCCGACCTTGCGGCCGGGCTTCACGTCCTTGCCGTACATGTGGATCTTGAGCTGGGGGTCGCGCGCCATGCAGTGCAGATACGCGGAGTACATGTCCGGGTAGTCGCCGCCCAGCACGTTGACCATGACGGTCCACGGGGCGCGCGGGCGCGGGTCGCCGAGCGGGAGGTCGAGGACCGCGCGGACGTGGTTGGCGAACTGGCTGGTGATCGCGCCGTCCTGGGTCCAGTGGCCCGAGTTGTGCGGGCGCATCGCCAGTTCGTTGACGAGGATCCGGCCGTCGCGGGTCTGGAACAGCTCGACGGCGAGATGGCCGACGACGCCGAGTTCCTTGGCGATCGTGAGCGCCATCTCCTCGGCCTTCAGCGCGAGCGCCTCGTCGAGGTCGGGGGCGGGCGCGATCACGGTGTCGCAGACGCCGGCGACCTGCCGGGACTCGACCACCGGGTAGGCGACGGCCTGGCCGTGCGGGGAGCGCACGACGTTGGCGGCCAGCTCTCGGACGTAGTCGACCTTCTCCTCGGCGAGCACGGGCACGCCGGCGCGGAACGGCTCCGCGGCCTCCTCGGCCGAGTCGACGACCCAGACGCCCTTGCCGTCGTAGCCGCCGCGGACCGTCTTGAGGACGACGGGGAAACCTTCCCCCTCGGCCGCGAAGGCGGCCACGTCGGCCGGGTCGGCGACGATGCGGTGCCGTGGGCAGGGCACGCCGATCGCGTCGAGCCGCGCCCGCATGACGCCCTTGTCCTGGGCGTGCACGAGCGCGTCCGGGCCGGGGCGGACGGGGATGCCGTCCGCCTCCAGCGCCCGGAGGTGTTCGGTGGGTACGTGTTCGTGATCGAAGGTGATCACATCGCAGCCCCGCGCGAAGTCACGGAGCGTGTCGAGGTCGCGATAGTCGCCGACGACGACCTCGCTCACCACCTGCGCCGCGGAATCCTGCGGGGTGTCACTGAGGAGCTTGAACCTGATGCCGAGCGGGATGCCCGCCTCGTGTGTCATACGAGCGAGCTGACCCCCGCCGACCATGCCGACTACCGGGAACGTCACTCCCCCAGGGTATCGGCCGCGCCGGGGCGGCCGGATCCCGTGCCGTCGCGGCCGGCCGGAGCGGGTCTCTTACCGTTCGCTTTCCGCGCTCACACCGGGCGTTTCCCGGGTTCTCGCCCTCTCGTGGCCCGACCCGTGAGTCCGACCACAGGAAACCGGCGGGGGTCGTGGTTAGCATGGCTGGGTTGACGAAACCGAACCCGGACGGGGGCCTGTACGACCATGGCACATGGTTCCTCGGGGCAATCGTCGGTGCATTCGTCCAGGTTGCGGCGCCTTTTCCGCGAGCTGGCGAAGTTCGGTGCCGTGGGTGGCGCGGGGCTTCTGGTCAATCTGGGCGTTTTCAACCTCGTCCGCCAGGTCACGGACCTGCCGGTGGTGCGCGCGAGCGTCATCGCGACGGTCGTGGCGATCATCTTCAACTACATCGGGTTCCGGTACTTCACCTACCGTGACCGCGACAAGAGCGGCCGGACCCGGGAACTGACCCTGTTCCTGCTGTTCAGCGTGGTCGGCCTGGTCATCGAGAACGGCCTGCTGTTCACGGCGACCTACGGCTTCGGCTGGGACACCCCGCTCCAGAGCAACATCTTCAAGTTCCTCGGCATCGGCGTCGCCACCCTGTTCCGCTTCTGGTCCTACCGCACCTGGGTGTTCCGGACCCTGCCCGCGAAGGAGGCCGTGGCCCGCGCGGAGTCCATCCTCGTGGCCGAGGGCTCCCGGGTGACCCGCCAACAGCCCCGCAAGCCGAAGGCGCGGCAGCGGGCCTGAGCGCGAGCCCGGACCGGGGGCCGAGTCCTCGCGTCCCGGTCACCGAGCCCCCGTGCCCCCGTGCCCCCTCACCTCACCGTCGTCTCGCCGTCCTCCGGAGACTTCTTCGGGGGAGCCGTGCGGGAGAGGAAGAGGCCGAAGACCGGGGGGTGGACCTGGAGCATTTCCAGGCGGCCGCCGTCGGCCTCCGCTAGGTCGCGGGCGACGGCGAGGCCGATGCCTG encodes:
- a CDS encoding UDP-glucose dehydrogenase family protein, with the protein product MSLKITVIGTGYLGATHAAAMAELGFEVLALDVVKEKIEKLERGETPMYEPGLEELLRRHVAGIEGSTGRLRFTQDWAEVGAFGDVHFVCVNTPQKHGEYACDMSYVESAIGSLAPHLSRPALVVGKSTVPVGSADRLAATIAELAPAGAAAELAWNPEFLREGFAVDDTLHPDRIVVGVRSERAEKLLREVYAGPVAEGSPFVVTDFPTAELVKTAANSFLATKISFINAMAEVCEAADGDVAKLAEAIGYDDRIGKKFLRAGIGFGGGCLPKDIRAFMARAGELGADQALTFLREIDSINMRQRGQMVELAREALGGGSFLGRRVAVLGATFKPDSDDVRDSPALNVAGQIHLQGGQVTVYDPKGMENARRVFPTLGYADTALDAVRGADVVLHLTEWREFRELDPVALGEVASVRLILDGRNALDPALWRAAGWTYRAMGRPTA
- a CDS encoding CGNR zinc finger domain-containing protein produces the protein MSERAPAPGGLALVESLVNTLDLESGADALDTVEGRARLGLSDDELPAARALRESLRATLLAHAGHPPHRSVTPLGELLSAAPLRVTVDARDGSARLAPADPDPLLSRIAAAVAEALVAGTWDRLKACEATTCHWAYYDRSPAGRGRWCSMQVCGARAKMRRYRAREA
- a CDS encoding VOC family protein, giving the protein MTVAKLGAVVLDCPDPRALAGFYAEVLGGTVEGDEEWVDLKVPDGRTLAFQAAPGFVPPAWPAPEQSQQFHLDLTVEDLDAAEQSVLALGAKPLDTDDRSRSWRVYADPAGHPFCLCAC
- a CDS encoding VOC family protein, which codes for MPPVVRFRSVVLDCPDPGALAAFYAAFLGGTPEAEEGGGDSWYVLRIPGGPRLAFQRVEGYTPPEWPRADRNPQQFHLDLDAGTTWAEVDAAEQRVRELGARPLDLEDREKKDFVVYADPAGHPFCLCRIERP
- a CDS encoding type II toxin-antitoxin system Phd/YefM family antitoxin, encoding MSVHMPADDHESWQETSYLLRSPANARRLRDAVARDKDGSATVPTTSAELRALSGDE
- a CDS encoding dipeptidase — its product is MTSLERARELLAEFPVADGHNDLPWALREQVRYDLDARDIAVSQTAHLHTDIPRLRAGGVGAQYWSVYVRADLPDPVPATLEQIDCVRRLIDRHPADLRAALTAADMETAREQGRIASLMGAEGGHSIANSLGTLRGLYELGVRYMTLTHNDNVDWADSATDEPGVGGLSAFGREVVREMNRLGMLVDLSHVAATTMRDALDASSAPVIFSHSSARAVCDHPRNVPDDVLERLPANGGMAMVTFVPKFVLQAAVEWTAAAGENLRAHGFFDLDTTAEAMKVHRAFEEANPRPVATVATVADHLDHMREAAGIDHLGIGGDYDGTAFTPDGLNDVSGYPNLIAELLDRGWSTADLAKLTWKNAVRVLGAAEDVSRALQATRGPSHATIESLDG
- the purE gene encoding 5-(carboxyamino)imidazole ribonucleotide mutase; the protein is MSPVVGIVMGSDSDWPVMEAAAQALDEFEIAYEVDVVSAHRMPREMIAYGEQAAERGLKVIIAGAGGAAHLPGMLASVTPLPVIGVPVPLKYLDGMDSLLSIVQMPAGVPVATVSVAGARNAGLLAARILASHDEELLGRMREFQQELNDQATEKGKRLRTKVEGSGNGFGFGK
- a CDS encoding 5-(carboxyamino)imidazole ribonucleotide synthase — translated: MTFPVVGMVGGGQLARMTHEAGIPLGIRFKLLSDTPQDSAAQVVSEVVVGDYRDLDTLRDFARGCDVITFDHEHVPTEHLRALEADGIPVRPGPDALVHAQDKGVMRARLDAIGVPCPRHRIVADPADVAAFAAEGEGFPVVLKTVRGGYDGKGVWVVDSAEEAAEPFRAGVPVLAEEKVDYVRELAANVVRSPHGQAVAYPVVESRQVAGVCDTVIAPAPDLDEALALKAEEMALTIAKELGVVGHLAVELFQTRDGRILVNELAMRPHNSGHWTQDGAITSQFANHVRAVLDLPLGDPRPRAPWTVMVNVLGGDYPDMYSAYLHCMARDPQLKIHMYGKDVKPGRKVGHVNTYGDDLDDVLERARHAAGYLRGTITE
- a CDS encoding GtrA family protein, with the protein product MAHGSSGQSSVHSSRLRRLFRELAKFGAVGGAGLLVNLGVFNLVRQVTDLPVVRASVIATVVAIIFNYIGFRYFTYRDRDKSGRTRELTLFLLFSVVGLVIENGLLFTATYGFGWDTPLQSNIFKFLGIGVATLFRFWSYRTWVFRTLPAKEAVARAESILVAEGSRVTRQQPRKPKARQRA